Proteins from a genomic interval of Schistocerca piceifrons isolate TAMUIC-IGC-003096 chromosome 3, iqSchPice1.1, whole genome shotgun sequence:
- the LOC124788931 gene encoding trypsin delta-like, translating to MKTALLLCLVTAACSAAPSTRHRWLKPAYQGRIVGGDLVDISQFPWQISLESLGYHYCGGSIISATWVLTAAHCFDIDDLTTYLARAGTTVRETGGSTFQLASNVVHSEFSWVTGEYDIAVFSISGSFSFGNNIQTISLGTTEPTVGTSVTISGWGRVGLGQPGSTQLRAVSTVVVDRTTCGASWGDVTENMLCTGGDGKGACQGDSGGALAVGTTQYGVFSRTFCSNNGVPDVYTNVAALRSWITSNTGV from the exons ATGAAGACTGCCCTACTGCTGTGTCTAGTGACCGCTGCCTGCAGCGCCGCCCCCTCCACGAGGCATCGCTGGCTGAAGCCTGCCTACCAGGGCCGCATAGTGGGAGGCGATCTCGTGGACATCTCGCAGTTCCCGTGGCAGATCTCCCTGGAGAGCCTGGGTTATCACTACTGCGGTGGCTCTATCATCAGTGCCACATGGGTGCTGACTGCCGCACACTGTTTCGATATTGATGACTTAACCACTTACTTAGCACGAGCAGGAACCACTGTAAGAGAGACTGGTGGCTCTACCTTCCAACTCGCTTCCAACGTGGTTCACAGTGAATTTAGCTGGGTTACAGGGGAGTACGACATCGCTGTCTTCAGCATCTCTGGATCATTCTCATTCGGTAACAATATTCAG ACGATCAGCCTCGGCACGACAGAACCTACAGTTGGCACATCTGTCACGATTAGTGGATGGGGCCGCGTAGGCCTGGGACAGCCTGGTTCTACGCAGCTGCGGGCTGTCAGCACGGTGGTCGTAGACAGGACCACGTGCGGCGCCTCGTGGGGTGACGTCACGGAGAACATGCTGTGCACGGGCGGGGACGGCAAGGGCGCGTGCCAGGGCGACAGCGGCGGTGCGCTGGCCGTGGGAACCACGCAGTACGGCGTATTCTCGCGCACGTTTTGCTCCAACAACGGCGTCCCTGACGTGTACACCAACGTCGCTGCACTGCGGTCCTGGATTACCAGCAACACAGGCGTCTAG